Part of the Vulgatibacter sp. genome is shown below.
CGAGGCGCTCAAGGCCAAGGACAACATGGCCGGCTCCGGCGCCATCGTGGTGATGGACGAGTCGACGTGCATGGTCCGGGCGCTCTGGCGCATCTCGAAGTTCTACGCGGAAGAGAGCTGCGGCCAGTGCACGCCCTGCCGCGAAGGCACGCCGTGGATGGAGCGCATCCTCCGCAAGATCGAGGAAGGACAGGGCGAGCCCAAGGACCTGACCCTGCTCCTCTCCGTGGTGAACTCGATCGCGCCCTATCCGCCGATCGGTCTCGGCACCACCATCTGCGCCCTCGGCGACGCAGCGGCCCTGCCGGTCCACTCCTTCGTCCAGAAGTTCCGCGCCGAGTTCGAGCAGCACATCAACGAGCACCGCTGCCCGTTCCCGCACCCGTTCGGCATCCTCGCCGACGAAGGGGTCCGCGCATGACGCCGCTTCTCGCCGCAGCCGTCGCCGAAGGCGTGATCTTCTACCCGCTCGCGATCCTCACGCTGGCGGGCGCCTTCACGATGATCCTCTCCCGCAACCCGGTCTACGCGGCGATGAGCCTGGTGCTCACGTTCTTCGGGATCGCGGCCATCTACGTGCTGCTCTCGGCGGAGCTCCTCGCCGCGCTGCAGATCATCGTCTACGCCGGCGCCATCATGGTGCTCTTCCTCTTCGTGATCATGCTGCTGAACATCACCGAAGCGGAGATGGGCAAGCAGAGGATCACGGTGGGCGCGGTGGTCGGCGGAGCGGTCGCCCTCGTCTTCTGGATGCTCTCGTACACCGTGTTCGAGGGGCTTCCGAACCAGGAGATGCCGACGCAGCTCGCGGCGAACTTCGGCGAGGTGGTCGGCGTCGGGCGCATCCTCTTCACCCAGTTCATCCTCCCCTTCGAGGCGACGGGCATCCTCCTCCTCGTCGCCATCGTCGGCGCGGTGGTCGTCGCCAAGGCAAAGATCTGAGCATGAACACCGTACCGCTCGCTCACTATCTGGCGCTCGCCTCCGCGCTCTTCGCCATCGGCCTGGCCGCGGTCCTCATCCGGCGCAACGCCCTGCTGATCTTCATGGGCGTCGAGCTGATGCTCAACGCAGCCAACGTCACCTTCCTTGCCTTCGCCCGCAACCTGAACGACGCCGCGGGGCACTCGATCGCGTTCTTCGTGATTGCGGTGGCTGCAGCGGAAGCGGCAATTGGCCTGGCGATCCTGATCGCGGTCTTCCGGACGCGAAACACGATCAACGTCGACGAAGTCGACGCCCTCAAGTACTGACCCCGGACGACCGAGGGAGATTTCTCCGATGGATCCTACCCTGGGCTTGCAGAACGCCCTCCACTGGATCGTCCTGCTGCCACTGATCGGCGCGGCCATCAACGGCCTGCTCGGCAAGCGGCTGGGCCGGGCCAACGTTCATCTCATCGCGCTCGGCGTGATCTTCGGCGCGTTCGTCGTGTCGGCGCTCGCGCTCTATGAAGTCAGCTTCGGCGGCTCGCAGCGCATCGAAGAGCTGTGGTGGCATTGGTTCACCATCGGCGACATCCCCGTGGAGATGGCGTTCGCCGTCGACCGGCTCTCGGCCACGCTCATCTGCGTGGTCACCGGCGTCGGCTTCCTCATCCACCTCTTCTCCACCGAGTACATGAGCCACGACGAGGGGTATTGGCGCTACTTCGCCTACCTCAACCTCTTCGTGGGCATGATGTCGACGCTCGTCCTGGGCGCGAACCTCATCGTGATGTTCGTGGGCTGGGAAGGCGTGGGTCTCGCGTCGTACCTGCTCATCGGCTTCTGGTATACCGACGACACCAAGGCCTACGCCGGCCGCAAGGCCTTCGTGGTCAACCGCATCGGTGACTTCGGCTTCCTCCTCGGCGTCTTCACGCTCATCGGCCTCTTCGGCACGGTGGACTTCGTGGAGCTGCAGGCTGCCGCTGCCCGGGTGCTTCCCGGCGCAGTCCTCGGCGGCGGCCTGTGGAGCGGCTGGACCGTCGGCGCGGTGCTCACCGTCGCCTGCCTCCTCCTCTTCGTCGGCGCCACCGGCAAGAGCGCGCAGCTGCCGCTCTACGTCTGGCTGCCCGACGCGATGGCAGGTCCGACGCCGGTCTCGGCCCTGATCCACGCGGCGACGATGGTGACCGCCGGCGTCTACATGATCGCCCGGCTCTCGTTCCTCTACGTCTACACGCCGACCGCGATGACCGTGGTGGCGATCGTGGGCGCTCTCACCGCGATCTTCGCGGCGCTGATGGCCTACGCCCAGAACGACATCAAGAAGGTCCTCGCCTACTCGACGGTGTCGCAGCTCGGCTTCATGTTCATCGGCGTCGGCGTCGGTGCGTGGTGGGCGGCGATCTACCACCTGGTGACCCACGCCTTCTTCAAGGCCTGCCTCTTCCTCGGTGCCGGCTCTGTCATGCACGGCATGAACGACGAGACCGACATCCGGAAGTTCGGCGGCATCCGCCACGAGATGTGGCACACGTGGGCGACGTTCGGCATCTCGACCATCGCCATCACCGGCATCCTGCCGCTCTCGGGCTTCTTCTCGAAGGACGCCATCATCCACGCGGCGCACGTCAACCCGAACCCCTGGTATTCCTGGGTCCCGACGGCGCTCTACGTGGTGGCCCTCCTCGCCGCGCTCTCCACCGCCTTCTACATGTGGCGCATGTTCAACCTCACCTTCAACGGTGAGCGGCGCGGCATGATCCACCACCACGCCCACGAGTCCGGGCCGGCGATGACCGGTCCGCTCTGGGTGCTGGCAGGCCTCGCGGTCGGCGCTGCGGTGTGGGGCTTCCCGCTCCTCGGCGGCGCGCGCTTCGAGCGCTTCCTCGCCCCGGTCTTCGAGCCGGCGCGGCAGAACCTCGCGAAGACCTACACCCTCGCGGCGGAGCAGCTCGCCATCCAGGCACCGCCGCTCCCCGAGTCCCACGGCTTCGGCGAGATGCTCGGCGGCTACATCGTCGCGCTGATCGTCGCGTGGATCGGCTTCGGGATCGCCTGGTACCTCTACCTCGGGCCCGGCCGCGGCGCCCCCGCGAAGCTCGCCCAGGGCGCTCCCGGCCTCTACTCGGCCTTCGCCAACAAATTCTACGTCGACGAGTTCTACGACCTCGTCATTGTTCGCCCGCTCAAGGGGACCGCCCGCGTCCTCTACCAGGTGGTCGACTCCTTCGCCATCGACAAGGTGCTCGTCAACGGCACCGCGATGATCACCGGTTGGATCGCGCAGATCTTCCGCTACTTCCAGAACGGCGACGTCCAGCGTTACGCCGTGGTGATGGCGGTTTCTGCGGTTGCGATCCTCTGGGTCTTCCTCGGTTAGGAGCAGCTCGTGACCGGCGCTCTCGCGAACCTCCTCACGATCATCACCTTCCTGCCCCTGCTGGGCGGGTTGGTGGTGCTCGCCGTCCCCGACGGCAAGCTCGGCCGCAGCATCGCCTTCTGGTGCTCGGTCGTGGTCTTCCTGATCAGCCTGCTTCTGCTCGGGCAGTTCGACACCGCGTCGACCGCTGCCTTCCAGCTCGAGTCGAACATCCCCTGGGTCGAGTCCCTCGGGATCAGCTACCACATCGGCGTCGACGGCGTTTCGCTGCTGCTCGTCTTCCTCACCACGTTCCTGATGCCGATCGTCATCGCCTCCGCGAGCCAGACGATCACCTTCCGGCAGAAGGAGTTCGCGGTCGCGGCCCTGGTGCTCGAGACCGCCATGCTGGGCGCGCTCATCGCCCTCGACATGGTGCTCTTCTACGTCTTCTGGGAGCTGATGCTCGTCCCGATGTTCCTCATCGTGGGCATCTGGGGGTCCGAGAACCGCATCTACGCCGCGGTGAAGTTCTTCATCTATACGATGGTCGGATCGCTGCTGATGCTGATCGCGATCATCTACATGTACTGGCTCACCGGTGAGCAGGGTGGCACCCGCAGCTTCGACTACGCTGCGATGCTCGCCCTCCGGATGGCTCCCGAGGTGCAGATGTGGCTCTTCGCGGCGTTCGCCCTGGCGTTCGCGGTGAAGGTGCCGATGTTCCCGCTGCACACCTGGCTGCCCGACGCCCACGTGCAGGCACCGGCCCCCGGCTCGGTGGTGCTCGCAGGCGTCATGCTGAAGATGGGCACCTACGGCTTCTACCGGTTCGCCTTCCCGCTCTTCCCGCAGGCCACCTTCGAGTTCCGCTGGCTGATCGCGCTCCTCGCGGTGATCGGCATCGTCTACGGCTCGCTGATGTGCATGGCGCAGCGGGACATGAAGAAGCTGATCGCCTACTCCTCGGTGGCCCACCTCGGCTTCGTGATGCTGGGCCTCGTGGCCTTCACCACCGCAGGCGTCACCGGCGCGGTCTACCAGATGCTCAACCACGGCATCTCCACCGGCGCGCTCTTCCTCCTCGTCGGCATGATCTACGCGCGGCAGCACACCCGCCTGATCTCCGACTACGGCGGCATCGCCAAGGTGATCCCGGCCTTCGCCGCGGTGTGGCTCATCGTCACCCTGTCGTCGATCGGCCTCCCCGGCACCAACGGCTTCGTCGGCGAGTTCCTCATCCTCTCGGGGACGTTCTGGTCGAAGCTGCCGGGCGGTCCGTGGTGGGGCGCGGTTGCAGCCACCGGCGTCATCCTGGGCGCGGTCTACATGCTGTGGATGTACCAGCGCGTCTACCACGGCGAAGTGAAGCGCGAAGAGAACCGCCACATCCAGGACCTCACCGTCCGCGAGTGGCTGATCCTCGCGCCGCTCGTCGCCCTGATCTTCGTGATGGGCCTCTTCCCGTCGCCCTTCCTCGACCTGGCCCGCCCCTCGGTGGAGCGTTTCGTCGGCCTGATGGAGCGTACGTCTCCGCAGCTCGCCGGTGACCTGCCCGCCTCGGCGACGCCGGTGGTGGCGCAGCCGGTGCGCCTGCCGATGCGGCCCGGCCAGCAGCGCCTCGAGATCCTGCCGCGGGCCCGGCCGCTCCAGCCGGGAAACAACCTTCTCCCGCAGGGCGTCCGACCGGTCGTCCCCACGCAGCCGTAAAGCGAGCAAGGTACAGCGATGCCCCAGTTCAATCTTGCCGACATCCTCGCGCTCGCACCGGTGATCCTCCTCGTCCTCGGCGGAATGGTCCTGCTGATGCTCGAGGTCTTCCAGGAATCGGACAAGCGCGGCTACCAGGCCTGGTTCACGGTGGTGACCTCGGTGCTCGCGGGTATCGCGGCGATCCCGATGATCACCTCCGAGGCCTTCCCGATCCTTCGGACCGCGACGCGCGGCGCCTTCGCGGTGAGCGATCCTTTCGCCGGCGTGATCGCCGTGATCGTCTGCGTCGGCCTCGCCATCTCCTCGCTCGTCGCCGCTGCCTTCCTCCAGGCCCGTCGCGCGGAGCGCGGCGAGTTCTACGCGCTCGCGATGTTCGGCGCCTCGGGCATGATCCTGCTGGCGCAGAGCACCGACCTGCTCTCGATCTTCATCGGCATCGAGATCATGTCGGTCGCCACCTACGCGCTGGCAGCCTACATGCGCCGCGGCACCCGTCCCGCCGAGGCGGCGTTCAAATACTTCATCCTCGGCGCCTTCTCCTCGGCGATCTATCTCTACGGTGCGGCGCTGGTCTACGGCGCGTCCGGTGGCAAGACCTCGCTTGCAGATCTGGCGCGGGTCGGCGACCTCTCCGTGCTGATGGGCGCCGGCCTCGCCCTGGTGGCGGCTGGCTTCCTCTTCAAGGTGGCGGCTGCGCCCTTCCACATGTGGGCGCCGGACGTCTACGAGGGGTCGCCGACCCCGGTCACCGCTTTCATGGCGGTGGGCGTGAAGGCCGCGGCCTTCGCCGCGCTGCTCCGCGTGCTCACCGTGGGCTTCGGCTCCGCCTCGCAGGCCGGCACCATCGGCGTGGGCTGGGGCGAGGTGATCGCGGTCCTCGCGGTGATCACCATGCTGGTGGGCAACCTCCTCGCGGTGCCGCAGCGGAGCGTGAAGCGCCTCCTCGCCTACTCGTCGATCGCCCACGCGGGCTATCTGCTCGTCGGCGTCGCCGCGGCGCAGGACCCGGCTGCCCGGGCAGCTGCCAGCGCCGGCATCCTCTACTACCTGGCCGCCTATACCTTCACCGGCGTCGGCGCGTTCGCGGTGGTGGCCGCCCTCGAGCGGCTCGAGGGTGAGGGCCCGATGAGCTGGGACCTGGATCGCTTCGCCGGTGTGGCGAAGTCGCATCCGGGCCTCGCGCTCGCCATGGCGATCTTCATGCTCTCGCTGGCGGGCATTCCCCCCACCGCGGGCTTCGTCGGCAAGCTCTGGATCTTCAAGGCGGCCATCGACGCCAAGCTCTACGGCTTGGCGATCTTCGGTGTGCTCACCTCGGTGATCGGCGTCTATTACTACCTGCGCGTGGTGGTCTACCTCTACATGCGCGAGCCGGAGCCCTCGGTCGGCGTGGCGCCTGCGACCCGGCCCAACATGGCCATCGCCCTCGCCGTGGCCGCCGTCGGCACCGTGCTCCTCGGTGTGCTGCCCGGCCTGATCGGCGAGACCGTTCGGGCCTCGGCCCTCGCGCTCGGCGGCGGTTGATCCGCACCGGACGAGCCTGACGATCGCAAGCGCGCCGGCGGCCCTCGGGCTTCCGGCGCGTTTTTGCGTCGTGGGGGGGCGGCGCTAGCGCCGTTCGACGGCGGAGCAGGGCTGCGCTGCGGCGCTGCCGAGGATGCGGCCCACGGTGCCGAGGAGGGCCTGCGGGGAGAAGGGCTTCTCGAGGACGACGTGGCGGCCGACGTGGCTCGCGAGGAGCTCCGCATGGGCGCTGCAGACCACGACGCCGAGGTTCGAGACCTGCTCGAGGAGCTCGAGGACGCTGGCGCCCTCGCCGCAGGGCAGGAGCAAATCGACCAGGGCGCAATCCCAGCGCTGCTGCTGGAGGGCGGCGCGGGCTTCGTCGAGCGTGGCGGCTTCGCCCACGGCCACACCATCCAACGTCAGGGCGATTCGAAGCGCCCGGCGGAAGTTGGCGTCAGCGTCCACGAGCAGGATGGAAGTTGCCATCCGGAAGCGGCCCCTGAAAAGTCGAAGGCTCGGCGCTGGGGGGGATAGCGCCGAGCCTCCGGGATCAAAAACGAAGCCGGCGGCGCACCGAAGTGGTGGGGGGGGAACCGTACTCTGGCGCCGCCGCCGTGCTTCGCCTGGATGAGAATGCAGTCGGCGTGCCAGCACCTCGATCCCGCGGAAAAGGGGGAAAATCCCCCGCTCCCTCGCGCCGCACGCCTTCCGCTGCTTCCAGATTTGCGAGCCGACCTTGCAGATCTGAAAAGCGGTCGGGGCAGGCACCACCCGGCTCGGGCGGGAAAAAGTGACATGGCGGTGCAGAACCCTGAAGGGTTTGACCGGGCTGGTGCGTCTTTCGGGACAACCACGGGGGTGGGGACCGCAGCCGCGCCTCGGCGGCTGGGCAAAAAAAGAGCGGGCCTGGCGCTGGGGGGGGATGCGCCAGGCCCGCTCACGAGGAAGCGGGCTTCAGGATGAGTGGCGGGGGGGGACCTACCTCTGGTTCCCGACGCCGCGCTTCGTCTGGAATCTACTGCAGCGACCGTGCCACGGGCCAGTCTCCGCTGGAGGGCCCCGCAGGGCCGCTTTGGTGTGGCCCTGCCCTGCGCTTGCCTTTCAGTCCTGCGATGCAGTGTTGCAGAACTGAAAGGCGGGGGCCCTCCACCCGTTTCCCATACCCTCAACGGGCAGCATCGGACGCGATGTCGAGGCGCTTCATCTTCCGCCAGAGCGTGGTGGGCGAGATCCCGAGCTCCCGGGCCACCGCGGCGAGATCGCCCGGGTGGCGCAGGACCGAGGCCTGGATCGCAGCCCGCTCCGCGTCGTCGACCACGTCGGAGAGACGGCGCAGCTCCCCGCCGGCGGCGCTCCGCTCCTCGAGCCGGGCGAAGTCGAAGTCGTCGGGATCGATCGCCTCGCCGGTGGAGAGCGCCGCCGCCTGCTCGATCAGGTTCTCCAGCTCGCGGACGTTGCCCGGGTAGTCGTGGGAGAGGAGCTTGTCGAGGGCCGACTCGGTGAGCCGTTTGCGGCTGGCGTGGCGCTTGTTGTAGCGGGCGAGGAAGTGGGCGGCGAGCAGGGGCAGATCGCCCATCCGCTCCCGGAGCGGCGGCACCCGGATCGGCACGACGTTGAGACGGTAGAAGAGGTCCTCGCGGAAGCGCTTCTCCTGCACCGCCTTGCTCAGGTCCTGGTTGGTGGCGGCGACGACCCGCACGTCGACGTGCACCGGCTGGGACTCGCCGACCCGGCGGATCTCCTTCTCCTGCAGGGCGCGCAACAGCTTCGCCTGGAAGGCGGTGTCGGTCTCCCCGAGCTCGTCGAGGAAGAGGGTGCCCGTCTCTGCCTCTTCGTAGAGGCCGCGCCGGGCCTTGAGCGCGCCGGTGAAGGCGCCCTTGGCGTGACCGAAGAGCTCGCTCTCGAGGAGCGAAGGCGTGATCGCCGCGCAATTGACCGGGACGAAGGGCCTGCCCGCCCGCCGGCTCGCCGCGTGGATCGCCCGGGCGACCAGCTCCTTGCCCGTCCCCGACTCGCCCGTGATCAGCACGGTGGTCTCCGAGGGCGCGGCGCGGACGATGCGGCTGATCAGTTCGCGCACCGGGGCGCTGTTGCCGACGATGTTCTCGAGGCCGTAGCGCTCGCGGAACTCACCGGCGAAGAGCCCCACCTCGTGGAGCAGCCGGCGCTTCTCGAGGGCCTTGTTGACCCGCACGAGCAGCTCGCCCTCCTTGAAGGGCTTGGTCACGTAGTCGGCGGCACCGAGCCGCATCGCCTCGACGGCGCTCTCGATGGTGCCGTAGGCGGTCATCAGGATCACCTGGGTGATCGGCGCCACCTCGAAGATCCGGCGGAGCAGCTCGAGACCGTCGATGGGCTCCATCCGCAGATCGGTGAGGACCAGATCGAAGGGCTCGCGCTCGAGGAGGCGAAGGGCCTCCTCGCCGCCGGCTGCCTCGGCGACTTCGTGGCCCTCCTGGCGGAGGACCATCGCCGTGGTCGCGCGCATGTTGCGCTGGTCGTCGACGACGAGCACCCGGGCCCGGCTCTGCGATGGGCCCTGCTGCTCGGCATTGCGAATTTCCCCCGTGTCCATGCTCAGACTGCCTCGTCCACCGGCAGGCGCAGGGTGAAGGTCGTTCCCTCGCCCTGCCGGGATTGGAAGGTGATCGTGCCGTGGTGCGCTTCGACGAAGCGCTTGACCACGGCGAGTCCAAGGCCGGTTCCCGCGGCTTTGGTGGTGAAGAAGGGCTGGAAGATCCGCGGCGCCAGCTCGGGCGGCACGCCGGTGCCCTCGTCGGAGAATTCGATCCGGACCATCGGCCGCTGGCCCTGCTCGACCGCGGCCCGGATCCGCAGCGTGCCGCCGCGGGGCATGGCCTGCATGCCGTTGAGCAAGAGGTTGAGGAGCACCTGCCGGATCATCCGTTCGTCGATGCGGACCCGGGGGAGATCGTCGGGGACGGCGAGGTCGACCTGCACCCCGGCGGGCACGCGATCGCCGTGGACCGCGTGCAACGTGTCGGCGAGCAGATCGGAGATCACCTCGGGCTCCAGCGCCGGCTCGTGGGGCCGCGCGAAGTCGAGGAGGTCGCGGACGATCCGGTCGAGGCGGTCGGCCTCCTCCTCGACGATGTCGAGGAGCATGGCGCCATCGCCGGTGGGCCGGAGCAGCTTCCGCATCGATCCGAGGGAGTTGAAGATGACGCCCAGCGGGTTGCGGACCTCGTGCGCCACCACCGCCGAGAGCTCGCCGAGGGCTGCGAGCCGCTCGCGCTTCACCAGCTCCTCCTGGGTCCGGGCCAGCTCGCCATAGCTGCGCTTCAAGTCGTCGTAGAGGCGGGCGTTCGCAACAGCCACCGCCACCTGGTGCGCCACGAGGGCCGCGCGCTCGATCTCCGCCGGCTGCCAGTCGCGCGGCTGGCGCGTGTCGTCGACGAGGACGACGCCGATCGGCTCGCCGCGGACGAGCAGCGGCAGCGCCAGCACGCTCTTCTCTGCGTAGAGGCGCACCCGGGGCGCGTCGCGGTAGTCGGAGCGCGCCACGTCGTTGACCGAGAGCGGCGTCCTGCCCCGCACGCAGCGTGCGGCGATGCTCATCTCGTCCAGACGGATCCGCGTCCCGCGGAAATCGTCGCGCCAGGCGGGATTCGAGCAGGCGGCGCCGTGGAGCACACCGGATCCCGCGTCGAGGAGGAGGATGAAGGTATTCGATCCGTCGATGATCCGGGTGAGCGTGTTGGCCGACGTCTCGAGGATCTGATCGAGGTCGAGCGAGCCGGTGATCGCCCTGCCGATGTCGAGGAGGAGGCGCAGCTCCTCGACCCGGCGCCTCGCGTCGTCGAAGAGCCGCGCGTTCTGCAGCGCCACGCCCAGCTCCGGGGCAGCGGCCGCGAGCGTGCGCAGCTCCGCGTCGCTCACCGGCCTGCCCTTGCGGGAGAAGGCGAGGATGCCGCCGACCTCCGCGCCTGCCACCAGCGGCAGTGCGCAGACCGAGGTCCCGTTCGGCGACGTCTCGCCGGTGGGCGCCGCAGCTTCCAGCGCCCGCAGCGCAGCCGCCTCGAGAAGCGGCGACGCCTCGGCGCCGTCATCCGCACGGCTCTGCGCCGCTGCCCGCTCGAGGCCGCCCCGCTGCACCGTCCACGCGGCCCCTGCATCGAAGCCCAGCGCGTAGCGGATGTGGCCGAGGCATTCGGAGAGGAGCACCTCGCGCTGGAGTGTTCCCGAGGCGATCCGGCCCA
Proteins encoded:
- a CDS encoding NADH-quinone oxidoreductase subunit M, which codes for MTGALANLLTIITFLPLLGGLVVLAVPDGKLGRSIAFWCSVVVFLISLLLLGQFDTASTAAFQLESNIPWVESLGISYHIGVDGVSLLLVFLTTFLMPIVIASASQTITFRQKEFAVAALVLETAMLGALIALDMVLFYVFWELMLVPMFLIVGIWGSENRIYAAVKFFIYTMVGSLLMLIAIIYMYWLTGEQGGTRSFDYAAMLALRMAPEVQMWLFAAFALAFAVKVPMFPLHTWLPDAHVQAPAPGSVVLAGVMLKMGTYGFYRFAFPLFPQATFEFRWLIALLAVIGIVYGSLMCMAQRDMKKLIAYSSVAHLGFVMLGLVAFTTAGVTGAVYQMLNHGISTGALFLLVGMIYARQHTRLISDYGGIAKVIPAFAAVWLIVTLSSIGLPGTNGFVGEFLILSGTFWSKLPGGPWWGAVAATGVILGAVYMLWMYQRVYHGEVKREENRHIQDLTVREWLILAPLVALIFVMGLFPSPFLDLARPSVERFVGLMERTSPQLAGDLPASATPVVAQPVRLPMRPGQQRLEILPRARPLQPGNNLLPQGVRPVVPTQP
- a CDS encoding sigma-54-dependent transcriptional regulator, coding for MDTGEIRNAEQQGPSQSRARVLVVDDQRNMRATTAMVLRQEGHEVAEAAGGEEALRLLEREPFDLVLTDLRMEPIDGLELLRRIFEVAPITQVILMTAYGTIESAVEAMRLGAADYVTKPFKEGELLVRVNKALEKRRLLHEVGLFAGEFRERYGLENIVGNSAPVRELISRIVRAAPSETTVLITGESGTGKELVARAIHAASRRAGRPFVPVNCAAITPSLLESELFGHAKGAFTGALKARRGLYEEAETGTLFLDELGETDTAFQAKLLRALQEKEIRRVGESQPVHVDVRVVAATNQDLSKAVQEKRFREDLFYRLNVVPIRVPPLRERMGDLPLLAAHFLARYNKRHASRKRLTESALDKLLSHDYPGNVRELENLIEQAAALSTGEAIDPDDFDFARLEERSAAGGELRRLSDVVDDAERAAIQASVLRHPGDLAAVARELGISPTTLWRKMKRLDIASDAAR
- a CDS encoding response regulator, with product MATSILLVDADANFRRALRIALTLDGVAVGEAATLDEARAALQQQRWDCALVDLLLPCGEGASVLELLEQVSNLGVVVCSAHAELLASHVGRHVVLEKPFSPQALLGTVGRILGSAAAQPCSAVERR
- the nuoL gene encoding NADH-quinone oxidoreductase subunit L; protein product: MDPTLGLQNALHWIVLLPLIGAAINGLLGKRLGRANVHLIALGVIFGAFVVSALALYEVSFGGSQRIEELWWHWFTIGDIPVEMAFAVDRLSATLICVVTGVGFLIHLFSTEYMSHDEGYWRYFAYLNLFVGMMSTLVLGANLIVMFVGWEGVGLASYLLIGFWYTDDTKAYAGRKAFVVNRIGDFGFLLGVFTLIGLFGTVDFVELQAAAARVLPGAVLGGGLWSGWTVGAVLTVACLLLFVGATGKSAQLPLYVWLPDAMAGPTPVSALIHAATMVTAGVYMIARLSFLYVYTPTAMTVVAIVGALTAIFAALMAYAQNDIKKVLAYSTVSQLGFMFIGVGVGAWWAAIYHLVTHAFFKACLFLGAGSVMHGMNDETDIRKFGGIRHEMWHTWATFGISTIAITGILPLSGFFSKDAIIHAAHVNPNPWYSWVPTALYVVALLAALSTAFYMWRMFNLTFNGERRGMIHHHAHESGPAMTGPLWVLAGLAVGAAVWGFPLLGGARFERFLAPVFEPARQNLAKTYTLAAEQLAIQAPPLPESHGFGEMLGGYIVALIVAWIGFGIAWYLYLGPGRGAPAKLAQGAPGLYSAFANKFYVDEFYDLVIVRPLKGTARVLYQVVDSFAIDKVLVNGTAMITGWIAQIFRYFQNGDVQRYAVVMAVSAVAILWVFLG
- a CDS encoding NADH-quinone oxidoreductase subunit N, yielding MPQFNLADILALAPVILLVLGGMVLLMLEVFQESDKRGYQAWFTVVTSVLAGIAAIPMITSEAFPILRTATRGAFAVSDPFAGVIAVIVCVGLAISSLVAAAFLQARRAERGEFYALAMFGASGMILLAQSTDLLSIFIGIEIMSVATYALAAYMRRGTRPAEAAFKYFILGAFSSAIYLYGAALVYGASGGKTSLADLARVGDLSVLMGAGLALVAAGFLFKVAAAPFHMWAPDVYEGSPTPVTAFMAVGVKAAAFAALLRVLTVGFGSASQAGTIGVGWGEVIAVLAVITMLVGNLLAVPQRSVKRLLAYSSIAHAGYLLVGVAAAQDPAARAAASAGILYYLAAYTFTGVGAFAVVAALERLEGEGPMSWDLDRFAGVAKSHPGLALAMAIFMLSLAGIPPTAGFVGKLWIFKAAIDAKLYGLAIFGVLTSVIGVYYYLRVVVYLYMREPEPSVGVAPATRPNMAIALAVAAVGTVLLGVLPGLIGETVRASALALGGG
- the nuoK gene encoding NADH-quinone oxidoreductase subunit NuoK, with the translated sequence MNTVPLAHYLALASALFAIGLAAVLIRRNALLIFMGVELMLNAANVTFLAFARNLNDAAGHSIAFFVIAVAAAEAAIGLAILIAVFRTRNTINVDEVDALKY
- a CDS encoding NADH-quinone oxidoreductase subunit J gives rise to the protein MTPLLAAAVAEGVIFYPLAILTLAGAFTMILSRNPVYAAMSLVLTFFGIAAIYVLLSAELLAALQIIVYAGAIMVLFLFVIMLLNITEAEMGKQRITVGAVVGGAVALVFWMLSYTVFEGLPNQEMPTQLAANFGEVVGVGRILFTQFILPFEATGILLLVAIVGAVVVAKAKI